TGCcgtgtcctcaatctggcaaaCCACACCAGCATAGAGTTTGAAGGGGAGGAGAAACCACATTCTccagtattttgaatttggactgcaatacccaTTTGTAATTGTTGGCTGTCAATACTTCAGTATTGAATATAAACAGAAGTAGAACAAGAAGTGTGCACAAATCATTCATACGGAGACAAATAAAAGTCATATTTCTAACAGTTTTTTGGAACCAAAAAACAAACGTTTTCTGGTAAATTGCCAATCTTTCCAGGATGAATTTGTTGGTTTCTGAAAGTTTACCATAGAAAAGTTTCGTCCCTTTGCAACCTTAAAAACAAAATCCattcatcttatttttttttccattaacatttttcctttcttctttgtGCAATAgagtaaaattgtattttataaaacCAACAGGGGGAAAAACCCATATTTCATCAAGTTCTTTCGACATATTCAGTGTTACTCATTACCACATAATGGAGGAAatataatttgactttttttgaaGATCTGAAAGTTTTAAAACTGTTGCATTCAGCTAAAGTTTGACTTCTCCATTTGTGTGTGCAAACAAGAATAATTGTCCAATAAAACATGTCTTCCATGAACAATTTCCATTATTTTGTGCAAACAGTCCATTATcttctttaaacaaaaaaaaaaaaaaaatcatttaaaattaaaacaacacaaaaaaaacagacaagTAACTGGGttggaatatatttattttatctgtctGTAAACAAGGTGGTGAAATTAACTTATGGCATTTCTCAGTTTTTATGCATAAGAAATCAGACTAGATCCAAGATATATGAAAAAgtacaggggggggggggggggggaactaAATGAACTAGAGTCACCTGTACAGATCACCCACAAGGCCAAAGCTTAGGCAGATACTAAAAACCCCTGAACAAAGCAGCGACAATCATTTGGGAAGCCGTTTGAATCGATAACAACAGATTCTCTACATTATGGCACAGGATACACATTATGATTTTAGTGTCACActtgaatatttggacttgatgAAACATCAAGTTTTGACAGACAGTTGTATCGCTGGCGACTCGAAGGCAATTTATTCCACAGTCATGACAGTATGGGTTCAATTCGATATAAGTGTTGACGAAGTGTGCGATCAGGCGCTAGTGTTGTGTTGGTAAGCATTTGATTAAAATTGGTCAGACTGAAGAGAAACCCTAGACTGCTGATACCcaattaattatacattacatAAGCTAGCAAAATAAGTGCGATGACGGAAtgtcaagaaacatttaattgtGGGGGGAAAATGTTACCtgcagctcaaaaaaaaaaaaaaaaaaccttaaagccAACTACGGTCCTcaacttgagaaaaaaaaaaaatcaatcgaTAGTGTTGAGTTTACAGATTAGTGTTGATGCGCCAATGGTGACAAACTTCAGTttaaggaaaaatgacaaaacgGATATTTGTTAGAGCAGATGCcatttttaatttgacaaaaatgctaaatttgtCATCCAACCTAACTAGGGTTCATTCAGTAGGTCTGAAGATATGCATACAGACAACCGTTCCCAGACTTGATCTAGGAATGGGAATTTGAGTTGAGTTCAAGCCCTTGGTTAATCAACCAAACTCCCAAAAAAGCCAATTTTTGGTGTGAAGCGCCATGGGATCGTAGTGCCAAAAAGGGAAtgaactcaataaaaaaaaaaatggagcttAATGGGAAAGAAATGGGGTTTGGGTAGCACAAATAGAAGTAAAGTTGAAAACCAATGGAAGATGAAGCCATCTAGAAGAGTTAGCAGAATGAGCCGCTAGGATTGGAGGGGTCTTAATATCCAGATTTCCTCAGGTATTCAGCCATGGTATATGCTTTCTTGTTGAGCAGCCCTCCATGGGTGCCTTCCTTGCCCATGACAATAACCAATGCTGGAGTACACaagggggaaaaaacaaaaagaacaaaaatcaacaaacttgagggggggggggggttaaagacATGACTTTCTCAACTTAAAAAGCGATGCAATTGTTGATGAGATTCATTACCCTTCCTTGCCATTAAGACGTCCAAAAACTTTACACGTttcaaggtgaaaaaaaaaattgtcacagcTTATTTATGGGAACGTGGGTGAATTTTTATTCTCTCCCTAAATTTCACTACttgatcaagaaaaaaaaaaaaaaagaaaaagctaaaaCCCTGAATCTCTCAAGTATTTTGCCATTGAATATGCCTTCTTATTCAGGCCGCCGCCGTGGACCCCTTCTTTGCCCATTACAAGAACCAAGactgaaagagaaagacagagagaggaagTTAAGAGGACAGGAAGATCCCAGCTCGGGAAAAAAGCCAAACCAAGATCAACGAGGCCAGAAAAGACAGAATAAAaaccagaaagagaaagagataacATGCATGCAGACTAGAGAAAATACCTTCATTTAGCTACTTTTGGTAACACTTCAATAACTAATGGTTcatctttgtttttaagagtaGTGTGCTATTTTTGtgctataaaaacaatattttaaattaaataaagttattaGTATTATACTATTTATAGTAGTattatacaatacatattttgtaatattataatttaatctcCCATTTTTTTGGCCAGTATAAGCTACACACTTGATCAGATGTTATGCTAATCGAAAATGTGCCTCTTTGGTAATGCTTAATTATATAATTACTCCAAGTAATGATTGGCGACAGGCCGccgaattataaaaaattaatacagatCTGAAGCACTTTTTTTATGATCCATTATCCCACTTCTACCACGATTACCAATGATTTCTTTCAATACATTATATCTTTTTCCTTAAAACACTCAGACATACTACTTTCTTGCACAACTTGTctttacagaaatatttatttcctgGTTCTCTTGCTGTTCCAGGCCGTAGGGGCTCTTGCTGATAGCTGAAATATTTTGGCAAAGTGAACAGGAACTGTAATGCAGTTAATCACAGTTCAACACCTTATAAtgtctgtcagccaatcagaatgaagcATTCAACAGCACTGGAGTAATTAACCTTATTATAATGTTACCATTCAAGTTTAGCAATGACCAAACAATTAGTATGTTCATCTGGAGATAATTTTCCAGAAAGTGTTGATTAGCTTAAGTTTTAGGTGGAAGAGATTGTAGCATGCGATTCGTTCAACTCAAGCAGGAAAAGCAAGTTTAGTTCCTCTCCTAAATACATGCATGAACCATGAGAAAGAGATTGATTCATAAAGGAACACTGTTTTCAGGAAGCAGGAAATCCTCTCACATTTCAGACCcaagatgtgtgtgagagaagcagaaacacacatgcatgtgagAGGGAATGTACCTCCACAGTTCCCAGAAACTTCCCGAACACCTGACCTCAAGACTCGGGGTCAACCGAGACGTTTGCAACCAACGGTGTAGAAAACCCATATTGGTAGAAGCATGATTCTcaaagcaatgcttcatttttgtTTCAGTCAAAATTAGGATAATTTTTCAGTCTATTAGGATTTTTGCATTACactacagtaaaaaacaaaattatatatctCCACACTGATAAGTCACTTTACTGCAcccatttgtaaatatttaatgactTTTGGCtccttttaaatcattttttaaactattaatggAATCTACCATTATTCCCGCTTCCAAGTCTGCCTCGGAAAatggaatttaaaataatcagGGGATACATAAATTTAATGTACACAAGACTCCGGTGTTATACAAGAGAGATATTGAGGAAGCATCTACATTATTATTCAACAaccattaaaaaactaaatagagGAAGTTTTACTAACTAAAGATAACTGAAGAAAGAACGGATTAGTACCTTTGGCTGCTTTGCCGACAGTGATGTTGTACGTGGGCTCTCCTCCTTGACTCTTCGTCCTTATGTCCATTGTCCAATCATTGTCGACTAGGAGGCTGTCTCGGATAACTGAGCACTTCTTTGAACCTAAGGTCAGGCCGTTGGTGAAGAAACTTTGTCGGTCTTTTCCTACTAGGACATCGATTTCTGTGggctggtttaaaaaaataaaataaaaccatattaaatGTGGAACTGTATCTTTCTTGTCTagtcttttacatttaaaaatggacTAATGAACAGCCAAATGCAATCAGCGACTGCAGGTAGACAGTTAGAGGAGTGTGATCCTTTATGTAGAGAGAGATCCATGTAGATCATTTTAGATAAACTAAAGATACAAATTTGTTGAAATGTCAAAGACTTTGAACATCAACGAGTCCTTAAGAACACAACGAAAAGGAGTTAAATATAGTGGCTCAGTCAGTTAAAACTAGCTGTTTTTCTGCACAATGTTTCCTTTTAGAGTGAAAAGACAAATTACCAGCTGTTGGAAACACCTGGCCTATACACGACTTtaaccttttcttttttatatgccTGACAACTCCGTTTTTGTTCTCCTGTGGTGTTGTTAAAGCTGCTGTTACATCAGTGAAATATTGgctaaatttcacaaacaaaaaatgtacaatgtacaaattaacACTTTCTAACCAAGAAcctttctgttggtcaacatAGCATATTCACGTGACCAAGTTgacctaataaaaaaaatagtgaggGAAATTCGCAATGTGGCAAATTTGAATGACCAACTTGAGCGTCGGGAAAACATTCCCAAAGCAAAGTTCCCAATTTTGATGACTCCTATAGAAAATAACCATCAAAATTATGCAAAGCAACTATTAATGTGTCAAATTAGCTaaatttggcataaaataaagCTCTATTGCCAAAAGCATAGCAATGTTTCAAACATATCTGATGCCAAAGTCACTTGCAAACTAATTAGCTTTCTATTGGTCAATGCGATTAAATCACATGACCAAAAACACAATGCAAAATCTGTGTGGGTATCTTTTGGCTTTGCACAAAATTCCCATTCTTGCAGATTACGGTTGAAATTATCGTACTTGCCCACAAAAATTCTGCTGAGTAACGATAAATGGGTCTAATTAGCTAGCCTATATTTTGCAGGAAATATAGGTCTAATGTCAATAGTGTTGTGATGTTTCAAGCACATTTCACACcaaaagtcactttcaaaccaatcTGCGTTCTGTTGGTCAGTGCAGCGAATCACAAAAATTTGCATTCGTAAATAGTTCGGGAAAATTTATGGAAAATTGACAGTCCCgcagattcctattgaaatgactggatttcacccACCAAATTTTGCCGAGAAGCAATAAATGCGTTAAATATGTTCAACTTGAACCCATCTGTGGGGAGAAATCTTGCAAAATTCCCccaaaaatctattttttgaTCATACCTGGAGATAAATATTGTGCAAACACTGGATAAAGATTAAATTGTTTAAACACCGGTGTCGACCACCTGTGTTTGTGCATACTATCAAGTGAAGTATACTTTGAAAAGCGACATGACTGTACGCATGCGCTAGtgcacacgaaaaaaaaaaaaaaaaacgaagtttGGGCTAAATTCCCAATCACACAGATTTCTTTCTCAATTACTCTTTATTAATTCTGATGTCTTCCaaacaccaattaaaaaaaatcattgctaTTCCCACTGCCAAACTACATCCCACTACAAATGCTCCAGTTTGATCAATAAATAGCaagtatgtatgtttatttttagagTACTCTACGATTTCCAAAGGATATTTCTGGAGCATGATAAAAGCATAGCGGAGGTGATTTGTACCATAGTCCTTAAAAGGAGTAACTTCTACAAAACGACATATCTGGGAAACATTCTGCCTAACCCTCAAACTGGAATGCAGTAATCATATTAAACAACGTTTTTTTTGTGTCAAATGCCAGCGCTGATCAAGCCTGAACATGCAGTTTTCTTATTCCTTTCATTGTCATTTGGACTGCATCACAGTAGCTTTGTTTGTACTAGCCCACTACGATTCTACAGAGCCGTTTTCCCCTAAGGCCAAACCACATTAAACTAAAAGCAGCTACTCTTTGGTGAGAATCATTGAGTCGATGCTATTTCCAATGAGGGCTGGAGGCACTTGCGGGGCGACATACTCGGCCTTAAACCTCCTGAAGCCTTTTTGAACCTCATACTTGGACTTGTTTCTTTCTCTATCAGTCCAGGAATCTAAAACCTTATGCTTTTACTGTCAGTCCCAACCCGTATTACTGACAGAGGCTGTCAAGCTTCAACACGAGAGGCAATTctggtttaaaacaacatgagggggATGAGATGATAGATAACTTTTTATGTGAACTATACTGAAACGCCTTAAAAACGTTCAACTTACCGAAcgaacattatataaaataaagtctgACATGACTCAACTTTGCAAATCTCATTTCATAACGGAAGTCCATTACAACAGTCATTCATAGATGTAGATTCCTATAGCACTGCAGTTAACATCCAATAAAAGGATGACCACACCTGAATTCTCCAGTCTTCTACGATTACTGGATAAGGATTTTTTCAAAATCTTCTAACTCTCATTATTACTCTcgccaaaataaaaccaatttctAGCCGATGGAATATTTTAGAACtgaattcacaaaagaaaagcGTACGAATATGGTTAACACTGGTTGAATTTCCTGGCCTTAAAACAAACTTTCCAAAGACTTCCAGGTTTTCCATAACCATATGAACCTTATACAATACTTTAGAATACTAAAGGGACAGCTCAGTTCcaagttgttcaaaacctgtatgggtttctttcctttttactcttcacaaaagaagaatgttagtaaccaagttgatggtagccattgacttactATGATTgtcaactatttggttaccaaaatatatatttttttcaacataaGAAACCGATGCAAGCCTGGAACTTGAacttgagtaaattatgactatttaaattttttgggtgaactatccctttaaatatgcaAGTTGAACATCTGTTGCTCCAGTTggccaaaaattttaattgtcaTTATTCACTCTCATGTATTTGCTAACCTGCATGTCCAGCTTTCTTCTGTcgtgtttcagtgtttttttgttcatacaataAATCACCATCATACAAGTATGAAAGAACATGAAGGAAAAACGTAAAAGAGTTAaaataattttgggtgaactctctctATAAACCTGTTAATAGAAATGTACATCTAATGTTTAGCCTACATATACCAAAGTAAACTTACAAGCAGCCACTGAAAGCACCACATTAAGCTGAAGGGAATAAAGGTCAGTGTGACAAATAAGGCTGTTGTTAGATTTATTAACGCCCATTTATGGAGCGCCATCTTGGACAACGGGAAGAGGGCACGGAATGCGCACATCCCGTATTCTGGAATGACGTTACGCACATTCCGCGGCTAAATGACGCGTGTGTTTCCGTACGGAACGCTAGTCTGGTGGTTTTCGAATCTGACCGGTTGATCGAATCGGCCTGTTTGTTGTTTGCACTAACAACACCTCCCTTTTCATGactaaaactttgcattcaccACAAACCAGACTCTTAACGCTCGACACTTGcgtattattaaaatcaaaataattattgcTTAAGGTTTTGGAGATTTTTCGCCCCATTACAACCAGCTAACCTAGATTATCAAAGCCTAACAAGTAACGGCGCATGAAATCGAAACACTCTCCCGGGTGAACAAAAATCTGTCCAAATAATAGTTTGTTTAGTCAGCTAGCAGCCAGAATGAGTTATCTTTGAAGCCCATTCAGGCTCCTGGGGCCCTGTAGATCTAATAAACTGTCGGACAGGTTGATCGAAGCCATGGCCGTGTTCCAAACCCTCGGGAGTCTCCTACAAAGACAGCACTCCGGAGTTACAGCAGC
This DNA window, taken from Carassius auratus strain Wakin chromosome 22, ASM336829v1, whole genome shotgun sequence, encodes the following:
- the LOC113039755 gene encoding profilin-2 isoform X2 codes for the protein MSWQGYVDNLMADGVCQDSAIVGCNSDSKYVWAAQEGGTFINITPTEIDVLVGKDRQSFFTNGLTLGSKKCSVIRDSLLVDNDWTMDIRTKSQGGEPTYNITVGKAAKVLVLVMGKEGVHGGGLNKKAYSMAKYLRDSGF
- the LOC113039755 gene encoding profilin-2 isoform X1 yields the protein MSWQGYVDNLMADGVCQDSAIVGCNSDSKYVWAAQEGGTFINITPTEIDVLVGKDRQSFFTNGLTLGSKKCSVIRDSLLVDNDWTMDIRTKSQGGEPTYNITVGKAAKALVIVMGKEGTHGGLLNKKAYTMAEYLRKSGY